Within Vicia villosa cultivar HV-30 ecotype Madison, WI linkage group LG1, Vvil1.0, whole genome shotgun sequence, the genomic segment tcttttttaaataaccaAATATACTAAAAACACTCACATCCGAGCACAAGGTATACCCGAAAGGAGGAAAAAATAGATTACAATGGACATACTGCAACATAAACCAAAACAGCAGCAGAGCTAAAAAATCAAAGGGAAAAAACCAATAGCTAACAAAAGCTCCTAACAAAGGGAAAAGACTCAATTTCCGTTTTTTCATTTGAAGTAGCAGAACTGGCAATTCCAGTGTCTTAATTTATCAAATAGAAGGTCAAGCCATCTTAACAGCAAGAGTAAATACCAAACCACAATAAAACCTATGTAAAGTTACTTAAATGCACAAattttacattttaattcatcAAACATATTACAAAATTTATGTACCTTGTGTCCTCTGCTTTGCTTCTCGACTGATCCTTGATTTGCAGTCTGTCCTTGCTTTCCAGCCAGTCTTCAACCTTTTGAGAAAACAATCTAGTATTCATGTTGGCAGCGTCAAGCTTCTCTTTAAtttccttattttcttcattcaaatAGACGATAGTATCTTGTGCTTCATGCAATGCACCCTGTAACTCATTAATCAATCTACTCATTCTATTATTTTCTTCTAGAGTTTCATCCTGAACTTTCTTGGTCTCAAATAAATCCTGTTCCAAGGCCATCATATCAAGCTTCATAGTTTCAACTTCAAACTGAGACTCCATGGATGAAAATGGTTCATCCAGTTTCTCCACGGACAATGCTGATAGCTCTAACTCCGCTTCTTTAGTCTCTAGCTCACGAATCAAAGAAAATTGCTTTGAATTGGAGATATTCAGTTCCTCCCTTAAGGTGAAAACTTCTTTTCGTAAATCTTCCATCTCCTTGAACTTCAAATCAAGATCGCAAGCATGCTCTTTTAGATAGTTCACTTCCGTGTTTTTTGCACTGAGTTGATCCCGAAGATAAtctgtataaaataaaaaataaatcatgcCAATTAAAGAGCACCAAAACCTCAAAATTAAATATGGGAATCAAATACATATTGAAAGGAACTCCATTCATTTCTAGGATTGGATTTTTAAAGTCTGTACATACTTCTGTCCAAAATATTCTGACTTCCTTCATTTCAGACCTCCTTGTCATTGATTATATTGTTATCTCAACTAATAAGATTCAAAATGTTAGAAGGTTTTTCTTCCCACATATTTTGATGTCTCGCTACAAAAAACGCCATGTCTAATGTTTCATAAAatcattaattcaaattaaaagcGATTGAAAGATAACCCTGAAGCAACATGTACAACGAGGAATAAAGGGCCACAAGCAGATCTAATTACCTTCGATTTCGAGAGAAGTTTGCCACAACTTTCTTAATAGATGTTTCCTTTGCGCCGGTTGAAGTTTACAACCAGTGCAATACATGAGATCCTAAACCTTTACACCCTATCAAATTCAAAACACTCATGTGTAAAGAGAGATACTACATGATGAATACAATTTTCCTTTATACATAATCAACAAATGAAAGCCCGTACAGAACTAGCATTCAAAATGAGGTATATATAAACATTTTCAGGCAAATTTCCAAGACTAGTCGGAATTGAACCACTAAAATGATTATGAGACAAATCAAGATTTCCTTGCAAACTCGACAATTTTCCAATGTCACTAGGAATCAAACCATGAAAATCATTGAAAGAAAGATCAAGCTTTTCAAGAGAAGACAAACCAGCACCAAATCCATTAGGAAAAAAGCCAGTAAAATTGTTCCTACTCAAAACAAGAGCTTTAAGTCTCTTACATTCAAGAACTGAATCAGGAAATGACCCGTTAAAGAAATTCTGAGACAAATCAAGAGTTTGAAGGTACTTAAGATTCTGAATCTCATTTGGAACAGACCCGGAAAAGGAATTTCCATAAAGCACCAAACATAAGGTACAAATTTTCGCCACTCGACCATGTTTATTTTGCCATCTTGGTTCAGGTCAGCGTCCATGAAAGTCTGGCCATGAAAATTATAATGGTGAAATGGCGCACAAATTTTACAGCCAATGGAAATCTATGGCAATTATAATTGTTACAATTAACTAGTTCATATAGTATAGTAGAGCCTAACTTGATAAAACATAAATAACAGTTTAATAAATGCATCTAAAAAACATACCAAATTGGTGAGTTGAGAGCGGTGGGTCAAGCGTCGACCGGCAGTCAGTGAGGGTAATAATCCCATACTTCTTACAACTATTCTTGTTACCATGTGCTGCCATTAATCCTGCTGCTGTTATTGCTCCACACACCGATAGGGAGGTTAGCGAAAATCCCGAGCCAACGGTTGTATGCTGGAGATGAGAAGCGAGATTGTGGCTGAGCTCATGGATTGCCAAGAACAgattatggttgagaaatgaaccgaaaaaatAAGCTACTAGAAGTATCTTCAGCCATCCTGCATCCTTAAGTACAATAGCAGTACCAAGCTGAAGTAAAACAACAATACTAAtctgcaaaaaaaaacaaaacaattccAAAGATCATCAACATGCAACCTATCATATTCAATCCAGACAAAATACGTTTCAAATCTCTACCACAAACTAATATCATCTGCATTTACAGTTTACAGAATCTCCAACTGTAGAACCAATTCAAAGTTGTTAACTTAGTTTTTTGTGGTCCCTATAATCACATGTCAACTTGAATTTTAATATCTTTAGCAGCTTTTCATAATAAGGGTGTGTGTTCTCTTAAGAATTTAAGACAGATCCCACATCTTTATGTCTCTTTTAAAATATGGATTTCACAATCAACATCAAATTCGACACTAACATGAATAATCAATGTACCTCAACTAAAACTGTTACATAGACTAGACACATTGAATATTCAATAAACCTAAAATAATTGAATACAACCACATGTGTCGTGTCGGTGTCTAACATCAACGTGTAATAATTCAAAATACTAGAAGCAAGTAAATGCAACCGACACGAGAGCCTAAGAGACGCTTGGTGTCAGACACCTAGATGCCTTCAACTTAAAATGTCAACTAAGAACCAActcttaataataatataaaataagtgATCTTGCCTATAAAATACAAACATCAGAAACAACACTGATCACTGTCATAATTGGCCATCATGAATGATATCTTCCTGGTGTGAGTTAAACACAATGACTAAATATCATGAATTCATTCGActattttaaaaagttttatAACATCAACAAATCAGAATAAATATCTATGAAACACATACACATAATACTAATGATAAAGAGGAATTACGAATTGGTACCTCAAAATCGAGGATGGAATCGAGATCGATACCAGATTTTACATTTTTTAAGCTTTACACTATAAGTTGTGTCAATCCAGTTGTCTACTGTTAGTTACAGGTTGTTATGTGTTAGAAACTCAGCCAAAACACTCACCTTAAAATGTGATGCTAAAGATGCAGGGGTTGGTTGAAAGAAGATGGAGATTTAATCAATACAATTTGTTTGGACCTATACAATGAATTTgcatcatttcaaacaaaattaCACATAGCAATAGGAACTAGTTTCTGagtataaaaccctaattcttcagctaccaatgtcgctcaaagtataaaaccctaattctttcttACCAATGTCGTCACGAAATGGTTTCCTCTCAGCTTCGTTATCGTCACTGCGAAATGGTTTCTCTCAGCTTCGTCGTCACTGCGATAGTTTCCTCTCAGCTTCGTTGTCGTAACTGTTTCGGTGAAGTGAGAGTGAGCGAAGAGAGCTTCGTTTTTCAGTGAGCGAATGGTGTCGTCACAGCAAGTTGAAGGGTATCGTTTGACAAAATGGGGTTTAGAGAAAGGATTTCGTGAAGCCCAAAATCAAACTTCGCACAAACCCAAAATCAACCTCTTTTTCCAATCAAACTTCGATGAAACCTCAAATCACCATTGCCATTCATTGCCTGAAGTAGCGCGCTAAAGAACAGAGTTAGATTGAAAAATGGGTTTCTTGAAAGAGTTCAAAATACGTTTCGTGAAATAAGTTGATTGCAATTACTGTTTGAATAGGAAATAGAGAAAGTATTTTATTATGTTAATAAATTTAAAGTATTATGTTTAAAGTATAATGTTTCacctattaaaatttaaaattaagaaaaacaatTACATATTAATTTACACTCGTTTTTTGTTTAAAAGGAGTAATTGaactttgattataataatatttttaatttaaacccgtttttagaatatagggtgtatattgtcacctcataatatttaaaatgacatgttatttacaaaattgccactaTATttctaatttacacccgtttttagtataatgggtgtaaattttaaaattgtattaATCTATTTGTACTAGTGATATCTCAAGATAAATATCCCTTAGCAATAGAACTTTCAGGATGAGATATGTTACATGCATAACTCTTAAGCTTACACAAGTATTTCTCTGAGATACATCAATAATAATTGAACAAGACCACCCAATCTCACTTCAAGTACAAGATGAATAGGCAAATGAACCACTATATAAAGAAAAACTTGGAGGAAAAATCATCTCTAATTGGCAAAGTATTTTTATAATCTTTCCATTTAAGTAATCCAAATCTTGTACTTGGATAACCTTCTAAcacaaagataaaaaaaatacccAAGACAAATCAATGGCTTGACCATTTCATTAGGCATTgttctttttatttatatttgtaaGAAGTAGTGtaatataaaatgtgtatcacAACTCTTGTAACCaaatatcttttaaaattatattctCCTTCTACAAATATGTGAACCACAATGTACCGGAAAATTTGTGACAAGATTAGtatcatataaattaaaatgcaaataaaGTAAAATGAATACAAAGAGTTGTTAACACAAAATTTGTGCAGTATCACCTACGTATCAAGGGTGTTAACATAAGAAAGGGAATTTACTCTTAATAGTAAAAGTATAAAAAAGTCTTAATTGAACTCTTATAGTTCAATgtcatttttattaataatatcaataaatTTCTATTTAGGACTTTCTTATATATGAGAACCCACTCACTCTCTCTCGAGCACTTTTTCAAGTGTTTTAAGAGATTAAGAAAGTGTGAATGATGAAACCACTGCAACTCAAAACAAACTCTATTTATTTACAACAACATGATTTTGGCCAATAGAATTTTCACAACTTAACAACTAAAACACAAAGACTCAAAATACTAACACATGCATTTCTTGTATTCTCAAGGTTTGTGTCTTTTGTATGGAGAGCTTCCCTTTAAATAGTAAAGAATCCAATTGCATGACCTGATAGGGTTTTGATCAATACTTGCGGATGAAGTAAATCAAAATAGTGCAACTcaataatttgatttaatttgatttgtgaTCTTTCATAAATTAAATCTTAATCAATCTGATTTCGTATGATAATCGATCTTTTGAGAATTCTTTCCTTATTTCAAAAAGCACATAAACAATCAAACAATAAAGAAAACAAATATGGCAAGAAATTTACTTCTACATAGCTAGCTCTTGAGGCAAGATGTTCCTTAATGTGTGGGACATCTTTCTTCACATCTTTGTCTCTTGTTTTGAGCTCATAGAAACATGACGTCTCAACATAATGTAATGGCATCTTGCATATAAATTTATGTCAATCACTTGTAACAACAATCTCCCATTTTAGTCAATTTTTAGGCAAACACAACATCCTATATGTGCTACCAAAAGATCAGAACAAACTTCATGACATGTTTCAAAAAAATATCAAGGAGCATAGAAAAACTAGTAAA encodes:
- the LOC131644343 gene encoding uncharacterized protein LOC131644343, whose product is MYCTGCKLQPAQRKHLLRKLWQTSLEIEDYLRDQLSAKNTEVNYLKEHACDLDLKFKEMEDLRKEVFTLREELNISNSKQFSLIRELETKEAELELSALSVEKLDEPFSSMESQFEVETMKLDMMALEQDLFETKKVQDETLEENNRMSRLINELQGALHEAQDTIVYLNEENKEIKEKLDAANMNTRLFSQKVEDWLESKDRLQIKDQSRSKAEDTRYINFVICLMN